In the Chromatiaceae bacterium genome, one interval contains:
- the flhF gene encoding flagellar biosynthesis protein FlhF: MKIKRFVAQDMRQALRMVREALGEDAVILSNKTIEGGVELTAAVDLADDVQPDTVDHRIPRQSEEPVAPAHAPHHQESLEDLRREMHNLRRWMQAELSGLSWYDLGQRSPHSQQLLGQLMALGLGAELARSLAERVRNIEDPAQAWHKALYLLAAEIRVCEADPIEHGGVVALVGPTGVGKTTTIAKIAARFALRHGHRNVALITTDSFRIGARDQLQTYARILNVPVRTATSREEMDTALNMLGDRRLVLIDTAGMAAAHERIVDQRETLAAAGSALTTLLTLSATTEAAAVHRALRLFAEFKPDACVLTKLDEAASLGGVLSALVQAGLSTAFVTDGQRVPEDLQPARAHPLVTRAAELLAENPAALDPGYLALALGGTNIHAHA; the protein is encoded by the coding sequence ATGAAGATCAAGCGTTTTGTAGCCCAGGACATGCGCCAGGCACTGCGCATGGTGCGCGAGGCGCTCGGCGAGGACGCCGTGATCCTGTCCAACAAGACCATCGAGGGCGGTGTCGAACTGACCGCGGCAGTGGACCTGGCCGACGACGTCCAGCCGGACACCGTCGATCACCGGATTCCCCGGCAGTCCGAGGAGCCGGTCGCACCCGCGCATGCGCCGCACCATCAGGAGTCGCTGGAAGACCTGCGTCGGGAGATGCACAACCTGCGGCGCTGGATGCAGGCCGAACTCAGCGGGCTGAGCTGGTACGACCTGGGTCAGCGTTCGCCGCATTCGCAGCAGCTGCTCGGCCAGTTGATGGCACTCGGCCTCGGCGCCGAGTTGGCGCGCAGCCTGGCCGAACGCGTACGCAACATCGAGGACCCGGCCCAGGCCTGGCACAAGGCGCTGTACCTGCTCGCTGCCGAGATCCGGGTATGCGAAGCGGATCCCATCGAACACGGTGGTGTGGTGGCGCTGGTCGGTCCGACCGGGGTGGGCAAGACGACGACGATCGCCAAGATCGCCGCACGGTTCGCGCTGCGCCATGGCCATCGCAATGTCGCATTGATCACCACCGACAGCTTTCGTATCGGTGCGCGTGACCAGCTGCAGACGTACGCACGCATCCTCAACGTCCCGGTTCGCACCGCGACCAGTCGCGAGGAGATGGACACCGCGCTCAACATGCTGGGCGATCGCCGCCTGGTACTGATCGACACGGCCGGCATGGCCGCCGCACACGAACGTATCGTCGATCAGCGCGAGACGCTGGCGGCAGCGGGCAGTGCACTCACCACCTTGTTGACGTTGTCGGCGACCACCGAGGCAGCCGCGGTGCATCGGGCGTTGCGCCTGTTCGCCGAGTTTAAGCCCGATGCCTGTGTGCTGACCAAGCTCGACGAAGCGGCGAGCCTCGGCGGAGTCCTTTCGGCGCTCGTCCAGGCCGGCCTCTCGACCGCGTTCGTAACCGACGGTCAGCGGGTTCCGGAGGACCTGCAACCCGCCCGGGCGCATCCGCTGGTGACACGTGCAGCGGAACTGCTCGCCGAGAATCCGGCTGCGCTCGATCCCGGTTACCTGGCTCTTGCCCTTGGGGGAACCAATATCCATGCCCACGCCTGA
- a CDS encoding MinD/ParA family protein, translating into MPTPETRPDQAAGLRRMTQPHPVRAIAVTGGKGGVGKTNVSVNLGVAAAEMGQRVMLLDADLGLANIDVVLGLHPHYDLSHVMRGERQLNEVVVEGPAGMKVIPGASGVKALAELSPAEHTGLIRAFSEVATDTDLLIVDTAAGISDTVLSFSRASHEIVVVVCDEPASITDAYAIIKLLNRDYGHQRFRVLANMVRSAQEGRELYNKMCRVTDRYLDVTLGFMGAVPYDDSLRKAVKSQRPVVQAFPRSRVAQVFRNLAKKIETWPQPGGANGQVQFFVERLIKYSSDYGEIVL; encoded by the coding sequence ATGCCCACGCCTGAAACCCGTCCCGACCAGGCCGCCGGCTTGCGCCGCATGACCCAACCGCACCCGGTACGCGCGATCGCGGTCACCGGCGGCAAGGGCGGTGTGGGCAAGACCAATGTGTCGGTCAACCTGGGCGTAGCGGCCGCCGAGATGGGCCAGCGCGTCATGTTGCTGGACGCCGATCTCGGCTTGGCCAACATCGATGTGGTACTCGGCCTGCACCCGCACTACGACCTGTCACATGTGATGCGCGGCGAACGCCAGCTCAACGAGGTAGTCGTCGAGGGGCCCGCCGGTATGAAGGTGATCCCCGGAGCTTCGGGGGTCAAGGCGCTGGCGGAACTCAGCCCCGCCGAGCATACCGGGTTGATTCGTGCGTTCAGTGAGGTCGCGACCGACACGGATCTGCTGATCGTCGACACCGCTGCCGGGATCTCCGACACGGTGCTGAGCTTTTCGCGTGCGTCGCACGAGATTGTTGTCGTGGTGTGCGACGAGCCCGCATCGATCACCGATGCGTACGCAATCATCAAGTTGTTGAACCGCGACTATGGTCACCAGCGCTTCCGCGTGTTGGCGAACATGGTGCGCAGCGCCCAGGAGGGGCGTGAGCTGTACAACAAGATGTGCCGGGTCACCGACCGCTACCTCGACGTGACCCTCGGCTTCATGGGAGCCGTGCCCTACGACGACAGCCTGCGCAAGGCGGTCAAGTCTCAGCGTCCGGTGGTGCAGGCGTTCCCACGCAGCCGTGTGGCACAGGTGTTTCGCAACCTGGCAAAAAAAATCGAGACATGGCCGCAGCCAGGCGGCGCCAATGGGCAGGTGCAGTTCTTCGTGGAGCGCCTGATCAAGTATTCCAGTGATTATGGGGAGATCGTGCTGTGA
- the flhA gene encoding flagellar biosynthesis protein FlhA → MEAVLNNIRQAGARGLGAPIIILMLLAMIVLPLPAFLLDLFFTFNIALSLVVLLVTVYALRPLDFAMFPSMLLVATLLRLALNVASTRVVLLEGHNGGDAAGKVIEAFGEFVVGGNYAVGLVVFMILVIINFVVVTKGAGRVSEVSARFTLDAMPGKQMAIDADLNSGLIDQDEARRRRDEIAREADFYGAMDGSSKFVRGDAVAGILILVINIIGGLAIGMGQHDLDLATAMRNYALLTIGDGLVAQLPSLLLSTSAAIIVTRVSSAEDLGSQVSTQLLNNPRALAITAILLVMLGMIPGMPNLVFLLLGGAVGGLAYTVVKRNQQPESGQPEAAAPVVATSEVGSELRELTWQDVHPVDVIGLEVGYRLIPLVDRDQGGQLMNRIKGVRKKLSQELGFLVQSVHIRDNLDLSPNAYRIILNGVPVGESEVFVDRELAINPGKVFGELRGTPTKDPAFGLDAVWIDGTQRDQAQTMGYTVVDASTVVATHLSELLQSHAHELLGHDEVQQLLENLAQAAPKLVEDLVPKLLPLAVVLRVLQNLLQEGVPIRDMRTIAETLAEQATKSQDAGTLTASVRVALARSIVQQVIGSIGEIPVVVLEPGLERLLQQTLASAGEDGAGVEPGMLEQLQRALQETARQQEISGQDTVLLVAAAIRPWMAKFARHSVPGMRVLSYNEIPDNRQIKVVSTIGRNATEG, encoded by the coding sequence ATGGAAGCGGTACTCAACAATATCAGGCAGGCCGGTGCCCGTGGCCTCGGTGCGCCGATCATCATATTGATGCTGCTGGCGATGATCGTGTTGCCGCTGCCGGCGTTCCTGCTCGACCTCTTTTTCACGTTCAACATTGCTCTGTCGCTGGTCGTGCTGCTGGTCACGGTATATGCGCTGCGTCCTCTGGACTTTGCGATGTTTCCATCGATGCTGTTGGTGGCGACACTGCTGCGCCTGGCGCTGAACGTCGCCTCGACCCGGGTTGTGCTGCTGGAAGGGCACAACGGTGGCGACGCCGCCGGCAAGGTGATCGAAGCCTTCGGCGAGTTCGTGGTCGGTGGCAACTACGCCGTCGGCCTGGTGGTCTTCATGATCCTGGTGATCATCAATTTCGTGGTCGTGACCAAGGGTGCGGGGCGCGTGTCGGAGGTCTCGGCGCGGTTCACCCTGGACGCGATGCCGGGTAAGCAGATGGCGATAGACGCCGATCTCAACTCCGGACTGATCGATCAGGACGAGGCGCGCCGGAGGCGCGACGAGATCGCCCGCGAGGCCGATTTTTACGGTGCGATGGACGGTTCGTCGAAGTTCGTGCGTGGTGATGCGGTCGCCGGCATCCTGATCCTGGTGATCAATATCATCGGCGGTCTGGCGATCGGCATGGGCCAGCACGACCTCGACCTGGCGACTGCGATGCGCAACTACGCATTGCTGACGATCGGTGACGGTCTTGTCGCCCAGCTGCCGTCGCTGCTGCTGTCCACCTCTGCGGCGATCATCGTGACCCGCGTGTCGAGCGCCGAAGACCTTGGTAGCCAGGTGTCGACCCAGCTGTTGAACAACCCGCGCGCCCTGGCGATCACCGCGATCCTGCTGGTCATGCTCGGCATGATCCCGGGTATGCCGAACCTGGTGTTCCTGTTGCTCGGAGGCGCCGTCGGCGGCCTTGCCTACACGGTCGTCAAGCGCAACCAGCAACCGGAGAGCGGGCAGCCCGAGGCCGCGGCACCGGTGGTCGCCACGTCAGAGGTCGGCAGCGAGCTGCGCGAGCTGACCTGGCAGGACGTGCACCCGGTCGACGTGATCGGCCTGGAGGTGGGTTACCGGCTGATTCCGCTGGTCGACCGCGACCAGGGCGGTCAGTTGATGAACCGTATCAAGGGTGTGCGCAAGAAGCTGTCCCAGGAGCTCGGCTTCCTGGTGCAGTCGGTGCATATCCGCGACAACCTGGACCTGTCGCCGAACGCCTACCGCATCATTCTGAACGGCGTGCCGGTCGGCGAATCCGAGGTGTTCGTCGATCGCGAACTGGCGATCAATCCGGGCAAGGTGTTCGGCGAGCTGCGCGGTACGCCGACCAAGGATCCGGCATTCGGACTCGATGCGGTGTGGATCGACGGCACGCAACGCGACCAGGCGCAGACCATGGGTTACACCGTGGTCGATGCGAGTACCGTGGTCGCCACCCACCTCAGCGAGCTGCTGCAATCCCACGCGCACGAGCTGCTCGGCCACGACGAGGTCCAGCAGCTGCTCGAAAACCTGGCGCAGGCCGCCCCGAAGCTGGTCGAGGACCTGGTGCCGAAACTGCTGCCGCTGGCGGTCGTGTTGCGGGTGCTGCAGAACCTTCTGCAGGAAGGCGTACCGATCCGCGATATGCGGACGATTGCCGAAACCCTGGCGGAACAGGCGACCAAGAGTCAAGATGCCGGCACTCTGACGGCTTCTGTCAGGGTTGCCCTCGCGCGCTCAATCGTTCAGCAAGTAATTGGTTCTATTGGAGAAATTCCTGTCGTCGTACTCGAGCCCGGGTTGGAACGGCTCTTGCAACAGACCTTGGCAAGCGCGGGAGAGGACGGTGCCGGCGTCGAACCGGGGATGCTCGAGCAGTTGCAGCGGGCCCTGCAGGAGACGGCACGGCAGCAAGAGATCAGCGGTCAGGACACGGTGTTGCTGGTGGCCGCGGCGATTCGCCCCTGGATGGCCAAGTTCGCACGGCACAGTGTCCCGGGGATGCGCGTCCTCTCCTACAACGAGATACCCGACAACCGGCAGATCAAGGTGGTAAGCACGATCGGCCGGAACGCGACAGAGGGCTGA
- the fliR gene encoding flagellar biosynthetic protein FliR: MQFTDAQMSQWLADFFWPLLRIAAMLTAAPIFSVRQVPVRFRMVLALMITLLVQPLLPATPVIDMFSPEALLIAGQQIAIGAALGLLLQMAFNALIIGGQVMAFSMGLGFASMMDPANGVQVPVVAQFWLILAMLAFLWMNGHLVLIGAIADSFAVLPVAVDGFGRAGIWDLLAWGSRMFAAGLLMALPVVISLLLVNIGMGVITRAAPQLNIFAVGFPITLTLGFLLIWFTLPQVMVNFGNLVGEAFTHSADVLSPR, translated from the coding sequence ATGCAGTTCACCGATGCGCAGATGAGTCAATGGCTGGCCGATTTTTTCTGGCCACTGCTGCGTATCGCCGCGATGTTGACAGCTGCACCGATCTTCAGTGTCCGCCAGGTCCCGGTCAGGTTTCGCATGGTGCTCGCGCTGATGATCACACTGCTGGTGCAGCCGCTGCTGCCGGCCACCCCGGTGATCGACATGTTCAGTCCCGAGGCGCTGTTGATCGCCGGGCAGCAGATCGCAATCGGAGCCGCGCTCGGCCTGCTGCTGCAGATGGCCTTCAATGCCCTGATCATCGGCGGTCAGGTGATGGCGTTCAGCATGGGGCTCGGTTTCGCCAGCATGATGGATCCCGCCAACGGCGTTCAGGTGCCGGTGGTCGCGCAGTTCTGGCTGATCCTCGCGATGCTGGCGTTCCTGTGGATGAACGGTCACCTGGTGTTGATCGGCGCGATCGCCGACAGCTTTGCGGTACTGCCGGTGGCCGTGGACGGATTCGGCAGGGCCGGCATCTGGGACCTGCTTGCCTGGGGTTCACGCATGTTCGCCGCAGGGTTGCTGATGGCGCTTCCAGTGGTGATCTCGTTGCTGCTGGTCAACATCGGAATGGGTGTGATCACGCGTGCCGCACCGCAGCTGAACATCTTCGCCGTCGGCTTCCCGATCACTCTGACACTCGGTTTCCTGCTGATCTGGTTCACCTTGCCACAGGTGATGGTGAACTTCGGCAATCTTGTCGGCGAGGCGTTCACGCACTCTGCCGATGTGCTGTCGCCGAGGTAA
- the flhB gene encoding flagellar biosynthesis protein FlhB, with protein sequence MAENQDGQEKSHAPTAKRRQEARRKGQVPRSRELNTTAITMFGVGTVILLGPHFAKGFHRLFEQQFVLDRTDIFDPNAATRHFVAAIQDALLMLSPLFAVMIVVAILSSIALGGFNVSAEAMKPKFGKLNAIKGLKRLVSTRGLMELVKAIAKFALIGSATLAVLYLQADKVVVLGSLNVEEALRSGLSIVGWSALLLSSTLILLALIDVPFQLWQHTKGLKMTQQEVRDELKDTEGRPEVRSRIRKVQFEMAARRMMQEVPKADVIVTNPTHYSVALRYDSDRMKAPVVVAKGKGLIAANIREIGARHQVPLVEAPVLARAIYFNTEINHPIPAALFLAVAQLLAYVFQLRAYREMGGDIPTPPQDYPVPDDYRRDG encoded by the coding sequence ATGGCAGAGAATCAGGACGGCCAGGAAAAATCCCATGCCCCGACAGCCAAGCGACGGCAGGAGGCGCGCAGAAAGGGACAGGTACCGCGTTCGCGGGAGCTGAACACGACGGCGATAACAATGTTCGGTGTCGGCACCGTGATCCTGCTCGGTCCGCATTTCGCGAAGGGGTTTCACCGCCTGTTTGAGCAGCAGTTCGTACTCGATCGCACCGACATCTTCGACCCCAATGCGGCAACCAGACATTTCGTGGCGGCGATTCAGGATGCGTTGCTGATGCTCTCACCCTTGTTCGCCGTCATGATCGTGGTTGCAATCCTGTCGTCGATCGCGCTCGGCGGTTTCAACGTCAGTGCCGAGGCGATGAAACCCAAGTTTGGAAAGCTCAATGCCATAAAGGGGCTCAAGCGACTGGTTTCGACGCGCGGGCTGATGGAACTCGTGAAGGCGATTGCCAAGTTCGCGCTGATCGGTTCGGCGACCCTCGCCGTGTTGTACCTGCAGGCCGACAAGGTGGTCGTCCTGGGCAGTCTCAATGTCGAGGAGGCGCTCAGAAGTGGCCTCTCGATTGTCGGTTGGTCGGCTTTGCTGCTGTCGTCGACATTGATCCTGCTGGCGTTGATCGACGTGCCGTTCCAGCTGTGGCAGCACACCAAGGGCCTGAAGATGACCCAGCAGGAGGTGCGCGACGAACTCAAGGATACCGAGGGTCGTCCCGAGGTCCGGTCGCGAATTCGCAAGGTGCAGTTCGAGATGGCCGCGCGGCGCATGATGCAGGAGGTGCCGAAGGCCGACGTGATCGTCACCAACCCCACGCATTATTCGGTGGCGCTGCGTTATGACTCAGACCGGATGAAGGCGCCGGTCGTCGTGGCGAAGGGCAAGGGACTGATCGCGGCCAACATCCGCGAGATCGGCGCACGACACCAGGTGCCGCTGGTCGAGGCGCCGGTGCTGGCACGTGCGATCTATTTCAACACCGAAATCAACCACCCGATCCCGGCGGCGCTGTTCCTCGCGGTCGCCCAGCTGCTGGCCTATGTGTTCCAGCTGCGGGCATACCGTGAAATGGGTGGCGACATCCCGACGCCGCCGCAGGACTACCCGGTGCCGGATGACTACCGGCGTGATGGCTAA
- the fliQ gene encoding flagellar biosynthesis protein FliQ — MDADTVVGLGRQAMEITILLAAPILLSSLVVGLIIAMFQAATQINEMTLTFVPKLMTIAVVLMTAGPWMLRQITGFMRQLVENIPYLIG, encoded by the coding sequence ATGGACGCAGATACCGTAGTTGGCCTTGGCCGGCAGGCGATGGAGATCACGATACTGCTGGCGGCACCGATCCTGCTCAGCTCGCTCGTCGTCGGTCTGATCATCGCGATGTTCCAGGCGGCGACGCAGATCAACGAAATGACCCTGACGTTCGTGCCCAAGCTGATGACGATCGCTGTCGTATTGATGACCGCCGGACCATGGATGTTGCGTCAGATCACCGGTTTCATGCGACAGCTGGTCGAGAACATCCCCTACCTGATCGGCTGA
- a CDS encoding RNA polymerase sigma factor FliA, translating to MSNLATYGAVQQQGFDDLVTRHAPLVKRIAYHLMNRLPPSVQAEDLIQAGMIGLIEASRNYDPSQGASFETYAGIRIRGAMLDEIRRSDWTPRSVHRKARMVADAMREIENAEGRDARDVEVAESLGMSIEDYHQVLQDASGARIFSYEELCEVGEVVPCEGSMARPKNTLEDGPARGLEKSHFREALGDAIASLPERERLVIALYYDEELNLREIGQVLGVSESRVCQIHSQAALRLRSRLSEWLSGEEI from the coding sequence GTGAGCAATCTTGCGACTTACGGTGCTGTACAGCAGCAGGGGTTCGACGACCTGGTGACGCGCCATGCGCCGCTGGTCAAGCGCATTGCATACCATTTGATGAACCGCCTGCCGCCATCGGTGCAGGCAGAAGACCTGATCCAGGCCGGCATGATCGGCCTGATCGAGGCCAGTCGCAACTACGATCCCAGCCAGGGCGCGAGCTTCGAGACCTATGCCGGCATCCGCATCCGCGGCGCGATGCTCGACGAGATCCGGCGCTCCGACTGGACGCCACGTTCGGTGCACCGCAAGGCGCGCATGGTGGCCGACGCGATGCGCGAGATCGAAAACGCCGAGGGGCGTGATGCGCGCGACGTCGAGGTCGCCGAGTCGCTCGGGATGTCGATCGAGGACTACCACCAGGTCCTGCAGGATGCCTCCGGGGCACGCATCTTCAGCTACGAGGAGCTGTGCGAGGTCGGCGAGGTCGTGCCATGCGAGGGGTCGATGGCACGTCCCAAAAACACCCTCGAAGACGGTCCGGCACGTGGGTTGGAGAAGTCGCATTTCCGCGAGGCGCTGGGGGACGCGATCGCCAGCCTGCCGGAACGCGAGCGCCTGGTGATCGCACTGTACTACGACGAAGAACTCAACCTGCGCGAGATCGGCCAGGTGCTTGGCGTCAGCGAGTCGCGCGTCTGCCAGATTCACAGCCAGGCGGCGTTGCGCCTGCGTTCGCGGTTGTCTGAGTGGCTCTCCGGCGAAGAGATCTGA